The Lysobacter enzymogenes genome window below encodes:
- a CDS encoding ShlB/FhaC/HecB family hemolysin secretion/activation protein yields MPSTGNPLQTLPQAPLPKGPSKVETTVAPQQNPEMAAFLALELTPTRFEVSGVKSVPFDDVIGLFKPLAGRQITVAQLLTAADACTKLYRKHGYALSFCYVPTQDFADGAVRVVAVEGYVAQVRIQGKAGKLERKIRAIAQRIVDDRPLRQKTFERYSQILGFLPGAKIGLNVPAPTTTDGATSLDVTVAAKRFDATWALEFNHPGTQGLATLNLNALTPLAEQWSLAALYPDGRGDERFYSAAYQQLFGSDGWIGRAEGSRYRGVPVTQTPLPAFLDHRVEQDRYALGARYPLKLETERSLFLSLGAYAADQSDRYLNTINGATLEQRSKTRVVQAGLDFAQAKKDRARQVSVQIARGLDAWGAKAETLTNIGGAILPAASDVAFTRYSLGYAQSRAWKDQRYLAVLRATAQYTRDRLPSSEQISFGGSRFALAYDPGETSGDRGWGVGLELSRNFKPDTRWLKAVSPYLSVQHAQVSLSDGRRPAPNRLGTVALGVRLSDNKHYNVDFAYAKPTADMPLETDDRKPRWNLNFSYQLP; encoded by the coding sequence TTGCCGAGCACCGGCAATCCGCTGCAAACGCTGCCGCAGGCGCCGCTGCCGAAAGGCCCGTCCAAGGTCGAGACCACGGTCGCGCCGCAGCAGAATCCCGAGATGGCCGCGTTCCTGGCGCTGGAACTGACGCCGACGCGATTCGAAGTGTCGGGGGTGAAGTCGGTGCCGTTCGACGATGTGATCGGCCTGTTCAAGCCGCTCGCCGGCCGGCAGATCACCGTCGCGCAACTGCTGACCGCGGCCGACGCCTGCACCAAGCTCTATCGCAAGCACGGCTACGCGCTGTCGTTCTGCTACGTGCCGACCCAGGACTTCGCCGACGGCGCGGTGCGGGTGGTCGCGGTGGAAGGCTATGTCGCCCAGGTGCGCATCCAGGGCAAGGCCGGGAAGCTGGAGCGCAAGATCCGCGCGATCGCCCAGCGCATCGTCGACGACCGGCCGCTGCGGCAGAAGACCTTCGAACGCTATTCGCAGATCCTCGGCTTCCTGCCGGGCGCGAAGATCGGCCTCAACGTGCCGGCGCCGACGACCACCGACGGCGCGACCTCGCTCGACGTCACCGTCGCGGCCAAGCGCTTTGATGCCACCTGGGCGCTGGAATTCAACCATCCCGGCACCCAGGGCCTGGCGACGCTGAACCTCAATGCGCTGACGCCGCTGGCCGAGCAATGGAGCCTGGCGGCGCTGTATCCCGACGGCCGCGGCGACGAGCGTTTCTACAGCGCCGCATACCAGCAATTGTTCGGCAGCGACGGCTGGATCGGCCGCGCCGAAGGTTCGCGCTATCGCGGCGTGCCGGTCACCCAGACGCCGCTGCCGGCGTTCCTGGACCATCGCGTCGAACAGGACCGTTACGCGCTCGGCGCGCGCTATCCGCTGAAGCTGGAGACCGAGCGCTCGCTGTTCCTGTCGCTGGGCGCGTACGCGGCCGACCAGTCCGACCGTTACCTCAACACGATCAACGGCGCGACCCTGGAGCAGCGCTCCAAGACCCGGGTGGTGCAGGCCGGGCTCGACTTCGCCCAGGCCAAGAAAGACCGCGCGCGCCAGGTCAGCGTGCAGATCGCGCGCGGCCTCGACGCCTGGGGCGCCAAGGCCGAGACCCTGACCAACATCGGCGGGGCGATCCTGCCGGCGGCCAGCGACGTGGCCTTCACCCGCTACAGCCTCGGCTATGCGCAGAGCCGGGCGTGGAAGGACCAGCGCTACCTCGCGGTGCTGCGCGCGACCGCGCAGTACACCCGCGACCGCTTGCCGTCGTCGGAACAGATCAGCTTCGGCGGCAGCCGCTTCGCCCTGGCCTACGATCCCGGCGAGACCTCCGGCGACCGCGGCTGGGGCGTAGGCCTGGAGCTGAGCCGCAACTTCAAGCCGGACACGCGCTGGCTGAAGGCGGTGTCGCCTTACCTCAGCGTGCAGCACGCGCAGGTGTCGCTGAGCGACGGCCGGCGGCCGGCGCCGAACCGGCTGGGCACGGTGGCGTTGGGCGTGCGCTTGTCGGACAACAAGCATTACAACGTCGACTTCGCGTATGCGAAGCCGACGGCGGACATGCCGTTGGAAACCGACGACCGCAAGCCGCGGTGGAATCTGAATTTCTCGTATCAGTTGCCGTGA
- a CDS encoding collagen-like triple helix repeat-containing protein, protein MDTQGIRKALSYSLLAACILTITVSATGCSGSGGVKSSFNPNPGGPGGPGEPGGPGGPGEPGGPGNPGGPGNPGGPGDPGGPGNPGGPGNPGGPGNPGGPGNPGGPGSTSSNAVGSIISTVGNLVSGVGSGVSSLGAQIPNQALLGGNNPTTQGLAKVVDDLGKTVSGLGSATSGGLGQIGNIANPVGTTVGGVDNLVVNVGTTVDDLGKTVATVGAFQGSPIQPLTSAAGGLVSGVGGGVKTVGGKLGGVLEGQAGQQLTGALSQIATPVAGLLQVNGGTAGGNGGGNLVANVSRGAGGVVGGVASAGAGLGAAISGAPVPGGAAGVTGLVGGAVTGLSGNLGTVGTGITAGLGNAGSIANPVGVTAAGATTAVGGIGVTVGGVGTGLASAGAATPLAPVTNLVGGAVAGVGGGVTQVGTAATAAVNGPLQPVTQGLSTVVNGVAGATGLNNQNGGLLGGVLGNATGGNDKGGLLGTGLLGGKKGAKP, encoded by the coding sequence ATGGACACCCAAGGCATTCGTAAGGCCCTTTCCTACAGCCTGCTGGCCGCGTGCATCTTGACGATCACGGTATCGGCGACCGGCTGCTCGGGCTCGGGCGGCGTCAAATCCAGCTTCAATCCCAACCCGGGCGGTCCGGGCGGCCCCGGCGAGCCCGGCGGCCCCGGTGGTCCGGGCGAACCGGGCGGTCCCGGCAATCCGGGCGGTCCGGGCAATCCCGGCGGCCCCGGCGATCCGGGCGGGCCGGGCAATCCCGGTGGCCCGGGCAATCCCGGCGGCCCCGGCAATCCGGGCGGTCCGGGCAATCCCGGCGGGCCGGGCAGCACCTCCAGCAATGCGGTGGGCTCGATCATCAGCACCGTCGGCAATCTGGTGTCCGGCGTCGGCAGCGGGGTGAGCTCGCTCGGCGCGCAGATTCCGAACCAGGCGCTGCTCGGCGGCAACAACCCGACCACGCAAGGCCTGGCCAAGGTCGTCGACGACCTCGGCAAGACCGTCAGCGGCCTCGGCAGCGCCACCAGCGGCGGGCTCGGCCAGATCGGCAACATCGCCAATCCGGTCGGCACCACGGTCGGCGGCGTCGACAATCTGGTGGTCAACGTCGGCACCACCGTGGACGACCTCGGCAAGACCGTCGCCACGGTCGGCGCGTTCCAGGGATCGCCGATCCAGCCGCTGACCAGCGCGGCCGGCGGGCTGGTCTCGGGCGTCGGCGGCGGGGTCAAGACGGTCGGCGGCAAGCTCGGCGGCGTGCTCGAAGGGCAGGCCGGGCAGCAGCTGACCGGCGCGCTGAGCCAGATCGCGACGCCGGTGGCGGGCCTGTTGCAGGTCAACGGCGGCACCGCCGGCGGCAACGGCGGCGGCAATCTGGTCGCGAACGTCTCGCGCGGCGCGGGCGGCGTGGTCGGCGGCGTGGCTTCGGCCGGCGCCGGTCTCGGCGCGGCGATCAGCGGCGCGCCGGTACCGGGCGGCGCGGCCGGCGTGACCGGTCTGGTCGGCGGTGCGGTGACCGGACTCAGCGGCAACCTCGGCACGGTCGGCACCGGCATCACCGCCGGGCTCGGCAACGCCGGTTCGATCGCCAATCCGGTCGGCGTGACCGCGGCCGGCGCGACCACCGCGGTCGGCGGCATCGGCGTTACGGTCGGCGGCGTCGGCACCGGGCTGGCCAGCGCCGGCGCGGCGACTCCGCTTGCGCCTGTGACCAATTTGGTCGGCGGCGCGGTGGCTGGCGTCGGCGGCGGCGTGACCCAGGTCGGCACTGCGGCGACGGCGGCGGTCAACGGGCCGCTGCAGCCTGTGACTCAGGGGCTGAGCACGGTCGTCAACGGCGTAGCCGGGGCGACCGGGCTCAACAATCAGAACGGCGGCCTGCTCGGCGGCGTGCTGGGCAACGCCACCGGCGGCAACGACAAGGGCGGCCTGCTCGGCACCGGCCTGCTCGGCGGCAAGAAGGGGGCCAAGCCGTAA
- a CDS encoding PhzF family phenazine biosynthesis protein codes for MSLRRYLQLDVFAHRIGAGNPLAVVFDAQGLDDAAMQSFAAWMHLPETVFLLPPEPGADYRARIFTPVRELDFAGHPSVGAAWAVLDAGRVAVGRETMVQQCAAGLLPVQVAHDATGPRVSIRTPRAAPVALEADAAGLAAALRGLPLGALRPALWDNGARWWLAEVADARALREWRPDLAAIAALRGDALGLALFAPGDVAGCARTVRAFCPADGFAEDPVTGSANAAIASALLADGRLRAGDSYCASQGREVGRDGRVELRIDEDGAVWLGGQVQPVIRGSVEW; via the coding sequence ATGAGCCTGCGCCGCTATCTGCAACTGGACGTGTTCGCCCACCGCATCGGCGCCGGCAATCCGCTGGCGGTGGTGTTCGACGCGCAAGGCCTCGACGATGCGGCGATGCAGTCGTTCGCGGCCTGGATGCATCTGCCGGAAACGGTGTTCCTGCTGCCGCCGGAGCCGGGCGCGGATTACCGCGCGCGCATCTTCACTCCGGTGCGCGAACTGGATTTCGCCGGCCATCCCAGCGTCGGCGCGGCCTGGGCCGTGCTCGACGCCGGGCGGGTGGCGGTCGGGCGCGAGACGATGGTGCAACAGTGCGCCGCCGGACTCTTGCCGGTGCAGGTGGCGCACGACGCGACCGGGCCGCGCGTTTCGATCCGCACGCCGCGCGCCGCGCCGGTCGCGCTCGAAGCCGACGCCGCCGGGTTGGCCGCGGCCTTGCGCGGCCTGCCGCTCGGCGCGCTGCGCCCGGCGCTGTGGGACAACGGCGCGCGCTGGTGGCTGGCCGAGGTCGCCGACGCGCGCGCCTTGCGCGAATGGCGGCCGGATCTGGCGGCGATCGCCGCGCTGCGCGGCGACGCGCTCGGGCTGGCGCTGTTCGCGCCGGGCGACGTGGCCGGCTGCGCGCGCACCGTGCGCGCGTTCTGCCCGGCCGACGGTTTCGCCGAGGATCCGGTCACCGGCAGCGCCAACGCGGCGATCGCCAGCGCCTTGCTCGCCGACGGGCGGTTGCGCGCGGGCGATAGCTATTGCGCCAGCCAGGGCCGCGAAGTCGGCCGCGACGGACGGGTGGAACTGCGCATCGACGAAGACGGCGCGGTCTGGCTCGGCGGGCAGGTGCAGCCGGTGATCCGCGGCAGCGTCGAATGGTGA
- a CDS encoding M23 family metallopeptidase, whose protein sequence is MNRSFVRFAAAALGLVLSASAVAAAPKFQMPFPCKQVWHGNTREDHSPKLAVDLSRANGEGDRVVAAAKGTVSKVRNLGNRSYGKYVVVDHGGGWSTLYAHLNSYSVKVGDRLEQGQALGAVGNTGTSFGAHLHHEQLLNGALQKIKFDGRGIHYYDGRDRYTDYKSANRCP, encoded by the coding sequence ATGAACCGCAGTTTCGTTCGTTTCGCCGCCGCCGCGCTGGGCCTGGTCTTGTCCGCCAGCGCCGTCGCCGCCGCGCCCAAGTTCCAGATGCCGTTCCCGTGCAAGCAGGTCTGGCACGGCAACACCCGCGAAGACCACAGCCCGAAACTGGCGGTCGACCTGAGCCGCGCCAACGGCGAGGGCGACCGGGTCGTGGCCGCGGCCAAGGGCACGGTGAGCAAGGTGCGCAACCTCGGCAACCGCAGCTACGGCAAGTACGTGGTGGTCGATCACGGCGGCGGCTGGAGCACGCTGTACGCGCATCTGAATTCGTATTCGGTCAAGGTCGGCGACCGCCTCGAGCAAGGGCAGGCGCTGGGCGCGGTCGGCAACACCGGTACCTCGTTCGGCGCGCACCTGCATCACGAGCAACTGCTCAACGGCGCCTTGCAGAAGATCAAGTTCGACGGCCGCGGCATCCATTACTACGACGGCCGCGACCGCTACACCGATTACAAAAGCGCCAATCGTTGTCCGTGA
- a CDS encoding glycoside hydrolase family 6 protein, protein MRQSIRLVPGSRSIAPLSLALAGLFASGCATAANQNGGFYVDPDSNPAIWVRDHGGDARAAKIRASVSGKPMARWFGNWSGSIGSAVSRYVEAARSADKLPILVAYNIPGRDCGGHSGGGAGSPEAYRTWISSFASGIGNTRAVVVIEPDALAQLDCLPADQRAVRTDLLKYAAREFKLRAPNALVYHDGGNASWVPAEEMARRLHAAAAGEIRGFALNVSNYHTTADSNRYGAAVSAALKNQFGYAKPFVVDTSRNGNGSNGEWCNPAGRKLGAVSQNSASGAEMLLWVKVPGDSDGNCGIAPNTPAGTFSPDIATRLIDGR, encoded by the coding sequence ATGCGTCAAAGTATTCGCCTTGTTCCGGGCTCGCGCTCGATCGCGCCGTTGTCGCTGGCGCTGGCCGGGCTGTTCGCTTCGGGCTGCGCTACCGCGGCCAACCAGAACGGCGGCTTCTACGTCGATCCCGATTCCAACCCGGCGATCTGGGTGCGCGACCACGGCGGCGATGCGCGCGCGGCGAAGATCCGCGCGTCGGTTTCGGGCAAGCCGATGGCGCGTTGGTTCGGCAATTGGAGCGGCTCGATCGGCAGCGCGGTGTCGCGCTACGTCGAGGCCGCGCGCAGCGCCGACAAGTTGCCGATCCTGGTTGCGTACAACATTCCCGGGCGCGACTGCGGCGGCCATTCCGGCGGCGGCGCCGGCAGTCCGGAAGCGTACCGCACCTGGATTTCCAGCTTCGCCTCCGGCATCGGCAACACCCGCGCGGTGGTGGTGATCGAACCCGACGCGCTGGCGCAGTTGGACTGTCTGCCCGCCGACCAGCGCGCGGTGCGCACCGATCTGCTGAAGTACGCCGCGCGCGAGTTCAAGCTGCGCGCGCCGAATGCGCTGGTCTATCACGACGGCGGCAACGCCAGTTGGGTGCCTGCGGAAGAAATGGCGCGGCGGTTGCACGCGGCCGCCGCCGGCGAGATCCGCGGCTTTGCGCTGAACGTGTCGAACTACCACACCACCGCCGATTCCAACCGCTACGGCGCGGCGGTCAGCGCGGCGTTGAAGAACCAGTTCGGCTACGCCAAGCCGTTCGTGGTCGACACCAGCCGCAACGGCAACGGTTCCAACGGCGAGTGGTGCAATCCGGCCGGGCGCAAGCTCGGCGCGGTGTCGCAGAATTCCGCCAGCGGCGCGGAGATGCTGTTGTGGGTCAAGGTGCCGGGCGATTCGGACGGCAATTGCGGGATCGCGCCGAATACGCCGGCGGGTACGTTTTCGCCGGATATCGCTACGCGTTTGATCGACGGGCGCTGA
- a CDS encoding response regulator transcription factor yields MRILLVEDNLDLADSVVQHLRRTGNAVDHEADGLSALRFLEHESYDLVLLDIGLPRMDGLSLLAELRRRGDATPVLMLTERSDIEDRISALDVGADDYIGKPFDFRELAARCRALTRRRQAQAQTSSLVRIGPMLMDNAARRLRFEDRTIDLPNREYSLLEILVGRLGQVVSKAEITNRLFALSEEAGSNTVELYVARLRKKLPQQFLRIVTVRGTGYLAETLRDCAQAQPAGGTHE; encoded by the coding sequence ATGCGCATTTTGCTGGTCGAGGACAATCTCGATCTCGCCGATTCGGTGGTGCAGCACCTGCGCCGCACCGGCAACGCCGTCGACCACGAGGCCGACGGTTTGAGCGCGCTGCGCTTTCTCGAACACGAAAGCTACGATCTGGTCCTGCTCGATATCGGCCTGCCGCGCATGGACGGATTGAGCCTGCTGGCCGAGCTGCGCCGGCGCGGCGACGCCACCCCGGTGCTGATGCTGACCGAGCGCTCGGACATCGAGGACCGGATCAGCGCGCTCGACGTCGGCGCCGACGACTACATCGGCAAGCCCTTCGACTTCCGCGAACTGGCCGCGCGCTGCCGCGCCCTGACCCGGCGCCGGCAAGCCCAGGCGCAGACCTCCAGCCTGGTGCGGATCGGCCCGATGCTGATGGACAACGCCGCGCGCCGGCTGCGTTTCGAAGACCGCACGATCGACCTGCCGAACCGCGAGTACAGCCTGCTGGAAATCCTGGTCGGCCGGCTCGGGCAAGTGGTCAGCAAGGCCGAGATCACCAACCGCCTGTTCGCGCTCAGCGAGGAGGCCGGTTCGAATACGGTCGAGCTGTACGTGGCGCGGCTGCGCAAGAAGCTGCCGCAGCAGTTCCTGCGCATCGTGACCGTGCGCGGCACCGGCTATCTGGCCGAAACCTTGCGCGACTGCGCGCAGGCGCAGCCCGCGGGCGGCACGCATGAGTGA
- a CDS encoding sensor histidine kinase — MSEAVAAPAPAPARPPPSIRRTLLLSLGLLSLVAMLLLFLGAGNYGRRAADLSYDRLLNASALTIADSLAVVDGRLEANIPCAALELLSAAPDDRAFYRVYSPDGGTLTGYADLPRPPRPVGEQPLFFDAPYRGEAVRFAVLRRAAGGDGAGVALVQIGQTRRAREAVADDIVWHVTGWIALFTAATLVLAWLAVDRALQPLARIEQDFSVRTPFDLRPIDRAVPTELSHVVAAQNHFMSRLSTNIDALRAFIAEAAHQMRNPLASLRAQAQLALHQNNPQQWRQGLQQIDRHAGKLSRLLNQLLSHAHVTHRAELHHFKPLQLETIARQALHESVPLAEPRPDVRFECDAGDTRLLGDALMLREAIKNLIDNAIKHGGDAPVRVRLQRDDGDLALSVADAGPGMDAGERERAFERFVRGDLASAQGAGLGLAIVKRVVESHGGRIELAQSAFGGLEARLRLPKDAA, encoded by the coding sequence ATGAGTGAGGCCGTCGCCGCTCCCGCGCCCGCGCCCGCGCGGCCGCCGCCGTCGATCCGGCGCACCCTGCTGCTGTCGCTCGGCCTGCTGTCGCTGGTGGCGATGCTGTTGCTGTTCCTCGGCGCCGGCAACTACGGCCGGCGCGCCGCCGACCTGTCCTACGACCGCTTGCTCAACGCCTCGGCGCTGACCATCGCCGACAGTCTGGCGGTGGTCGACGGCCGGCTCGAAGCCAACATCCCCTGCGCCGCGCTGGAACTGTTGTCGGCCGCGCCCGACGACCGCGCGTTCTATCGGGTGTACTCGCCCGACGGCGGCACCCTCACCGGCTACGCCGACCTGCCGCGCCCGCCCAGACCGGTCGGCGAGCAACCGCTGTTCTTCGACGCGCCCTACCGCGGCGAAGCGGTGCGCTTCGCGGTGCTGCGCCGCGCTGCCGGCGGCGACGGCGCCGGCGTCGCGCTGGTGCAGATCGGCCAGACCCGGCGCGCGCGCGAAGCGGTCGCCGACGACATCGTCTGGCACGTCACCGGCTGGATCGCGCTGTTCACCGCGGCCACCCTGGTGCTGGCGTGGCTGGCGGTCGACCGCGCGCTGCAACCGCTGGCGCGGATCGAACAGGACTTCAGCGTGCGCACGCCGTTCGACCTGCGCCCGATCGACCGCGCGGTGCCGACCGAGCTGTCGCACGTGGTCGCCGCGCAGAACCACTTCATGTCGCGGCTGTCGACCAACATCGACGCCTTGCGCGCGTTCATCGCCGAGGCCGCGCACCAGATGCGCAATCCGCTGGCCTCGCTGCGCGCGCAGGCGCAGTTGGCCCTGCACCAGAACAATCCGCAGCAATGGCGACAGGGGCTGCAACAGATCGACCGGCACGCGGGCAAGCTCAGCCGCCTGCTCAATCAATTGCTGAGCCATGCCCACGTCACCCATCGCGCCGAGCTGCACCACTTCAAGCCGCTGCAACTGGAGACCATCGCCCGCCAGGCCCTGCACGAATCGGTGCCGCTGGCCGAGCCGCGCCCGGACGTGCGCTTCGAATGCGACGCCGGCGACACCCGCCTGCTCGGCGATGCGCTGATGCTGCGCGAGGCGATCAAGAACCTGATCGACAACGCGATCAAGCACGGCGGCGACGCGCCGGTGCGGGTGCGCCTGCAACGCGACGACGGCGATCTGGCGCTGAGCGTGGCCGACGCCGGCCCGGGCATGGACGCGGGCGAACGCGAGCGCGCGTTCGAGCGCTTCGTGCGCGGCGACCTCGCCAGCGCGCAAGGCGCCGGCCTCGGCCTGGCCATCGTCAAGCGCGTGGTCGAAAGCCACGGCGGCCGGATCGAACTGGCGCAGTCGGCGTTCGGCGGGCTGGAGGCGCGCCTGCGCCTGCCCAAGGACGCGGCATGA
- a CDS encoding ABC transporter substrate-binding protein, protein MKALRCAALAALFAVAALGMLYLAPAQARPKQNERISVYAPRLPKQAQLVLHGSSNAGLMRALILDYQRLHPGVEVRYSHLDTQELYDRALRPGNAGERADLLLSASTDLQTKLVNDGYARAHRSPQGQALPAAARWRDEIFAYGYEPVAMVYHSGRLDPAQAPRDRDGLLRLLRRADRPLLGRVAVQDPRDSAVAYFIATQDAKLLGPGAAPLLAEFGAQRAQPYKRMDALLDRLGDGELSLAYGVFGSYALQRIERGAPLRLVLPRDHLLLVARTALIPRDAPHADEARRFLDHLLSPRGQTILAREAYLIPALADIAPPQAYRGLLGAVANPRRVPLGLGLLVYLDATRRRNFLRDWNAALGADAPPSRAATY, encoded by the coding sequence ATGAAAGCGCTGCGTTGCGCCGCGCTGGCCGCGCTGTTCGCGGTCGCCGCGCTGGGCATGCTGTACCTGGCGCCGGCGCAGGCGCGGCCGAAGCAGAACGAGCGCATCAGCGTGTACGCGCCGCGCCTGCCCAAACAAGCGCAGCTGGTGCTGCACGGTTCCTCCAACGCCGGGCTGATGCGCGCGCTGATCCTGGATTACCAGCGCCTGCATCCAGGCGTAGAGGTGCGTTACTCGCACCTGGACACGCAGGAGCTGTACGACCGTGCCCTGCGCCCGGGCAACGCCGGCGAACGCGCCGACCTGCTGCTCAGCGCCAGCACCGACCTGCAGACCAAACTCGTCAACGACGGCTACGCCCGCGCCCACCGCTCGCCGCAAGGCCAGGCGCTGCCGGCGGCCGCGCGCTGGCGCGACGAAATCTTCGCCTACGGCTACGAGCCGGTGGCGATGGTCTACCACAGCGGCCGGCTCGACCCGGCGCAGGCGCCGCGCGACCGCGACGGCCTGCTGCGCCTGCTGCGCCGCGCCGATCGGCCGCTGCTGGGCCGCGTCGCCGTGCAAGACCCGCGCGACAGCGCCGTGGCCTATTTCATCGCCACCCAGGACGCCAAACTGCTCGGCCCCGGCGCCGCGCCGCTGCTGGCCGAATTCGGCGCCCAACGCGCGCAGCCGTACAAGCGCATGGACGCCCTGCTCGACCGCCTCGGCGACGGCGAACTGAGCCTGGCCTACGGCGTGTTCGGCTCCTACGCCCTGCAACGCATCGAACGCGGCGCGCCGCTGCGACTGGTGTTGCCGCGCGATCATCTGCTGCTGGTCGCGCGCACCGCGCTGATCCCGCGCGATGCCCCGCACGCCGACGAAGCGCGCCGTTTCCTCGACCATCTGTTGTCGCCGCGCGGCCAGACGATCCTCGCGCGCGAGGCTTATCTGATCCCCGCATTGGCCGACATCGCGCCGCCGCAGGCCTATCGCGGCCTGCTCGGCGCGGTGGCCAATCCGCGCCGGGTGCCGTTGGGGCTCGGCTTGCTGGTGTATCTGGACGCGACCCGGCGGCGGAATTTCCTGCGCGACTGGAACGCGGCGCTGGGCGCGGACGCACCGCCGTCGCGAGCCGCGACATACTGA
- a CDS encoding aldo/keto reductase codes for MTAPASLDHYRLLGRSGLRVSPLSLGTMTFGSEWGWGADEAEAKRIFDAYLDRGGNFVDTSVNYTDGASERILGRLMKDRRERIVLATKFTMARDASNINSGGNHRYNLVRSAETSLRQLDTDRIDLMYLHAWDFTTRPDEVMRALDDLVRAGKVLYLGICNTPAWRVAELQTLADLRGWSPLVALQIEYSLLERSVEHELLPMAQALGLGVLPWSPLGGGILTGKYSRSDLSDDNSADIASDRKGVIASIGHLNQRSLDIAEVVGEVADELGVSRSQVAIAWTLTHPAVVSPIIGARTLSQAEDNLGALGVRLSADQLERLNAASAPQPIFPQRFIGRPMAQQLIFGTSALEPRR; via the coding sequence ATGACCGCTCCCGCTTCGCTCGATCACTACCGTTTGCTCGGCCGCTCCGGGCTGCGCGTTTCGCCGCTGTCGCTCGGCACCATGACCTTCGGCTCCGAATGGGGCTGGGGCGCCGACGAAGCCGAGGCCAAGCGCATCTTCGACGCCTATCTCGACCGCGGCGGCAACTTCGTCGACACCTCGGTCAACTACACCGACGGCGCGTCCGAGCGGATTCTCGGCCGGCTGATGAAGGACCGGCGCGAGCGCATCGTGCTGGCAACCAAGTTCACCATGGCGCGCGATGCCTCGAACATCAATTCCGGCGGCAACCACCGCTACAACCTGGTGCGTTCGGCGGAAACCAGCCTGCGCCAGCTCGACACCGACCGCATCGACCTGATGTACCTGCACGCCTGGGACTTCACCACGCGCCCGGACGAGGTCATGCGCGCGCTCGACGATCTGGTCCGCGCCGGCAAGGTCCTGTATCTGGGCATCTGCAACACGCCGGCCTGGCGCGTGGCCGAACTGCAGACCCTAGCCGACCTGCGCGGCTGGTCGCCGCTGGTCGCGCTGCAGATCGAGTACAGTCTGCTCGAACGCAGCGTCGAGCACGAGCTGCTGCCGATGGCGCAGGCGCTGGGCCTCGGCGTGCTGCCGTGGTCGCCGCTGGGCGGCGGCATCCTGACCGGCAAGTACAGCCGCAGCGACCTGTCCGACGACAACAGCGCCGACATCGCCAGCGACCGCAAGGGCGTGATCGCATCGATCGGCCACCTCAACCAGCGCTCGCTCGACATCGCCGAAGTCGTCGGCGAGGTCGCCGACGAGCTCGGCGTATCGCGCTCGCAGGTCGCCATCGCCTGGACGCTGACTCATCCGGCGGTGGTCTCGCCGATCATCGGCGCGCGCACCCTGAGCCAGGCCGAGGACAATCTCGGCGCGCTCGGCGTGCGTCTGAGCGCGGATCAGCTGGAGCGCTTGAACGCGGCCAGCGCGCCGCAGCCGATCTTCCCGCAGCGTTTCATCGGCCGGCCGATGGCGCAGCAGTTGATCTTCGGTACGTCCGCGCTCGAGCCGCGGCGCTGA
- a CDS encoding AraC family transcriptional regulator, with the protein MPRPEPLRDAIARHAPRDGTFDCAIAGAKLIRCSAPTMPMPVIYEPTVCFVAQGRKRASLGESVLHYDPANYLLASVGLPVMGSVVEASAAHPYLCLQLDLDPAVLAELALKFPRTAAADSVASGLTLGRTTPALLDAATRLVSLLDTPDDIEALGPLATREILYRLLTGPSGGVIRAMTQADSRQGQIARAILWLRANFTQVCRIDEVARVAGMSRSAFHEHFKAVTAMSPLEFRTQLRMQESRRLMVADGLDAASAGYQVGYDSPSQFSRDYSRLFGSPPAQDARRLRAVGD; encoded by the coding sequence ATGCCCCGCCCCGAGCCGTTACGAGACGCCATAGCGCGGCACGCGCCGCGCGACGGCACGTTCGATTGCGCGATCGCGGGCGCGAAGCTGATCCGCTGCTCCGCGCCGACGATGCCGATGCCGGTCATCTACGAGCCGACCGTCTGTTTCGTCGCCCAGGGGCGCAAGCGCGCGAGCCTCGGCGAGAGCGTGCTGCATTACGACCCGGCGAATTACCTGCTGGCCTCGGTCGGGCTGCCGGTCATGGGGTCGGTGGTCGAAGCGAGCGCGGCGCATCCCTATCTGTGCCTGCAACTCGATCTCGATCCGGCCGTGCTCGCCGAGCTGGCGTTGAAGTTTCCCCGCACCGCCGCCGCTGACTCCGTCGCGTCCGGCCTGACGCTCGGCCGTACCACGCCGGCCTTGCTCGACGCCGCGACCCGGCTGGTGTCGCTGCTGGACACGCCGGACGACATCGAAGCGCTGGGCCCGCTGGCGACCCGCGAAATCCTCTACCGGCTGCTGACCGGCCCCAGCGGCGGCGTCATCCGCGCGATGACCCAGGCCGACAGCCGCCAAGGCCAGATCGCCCGCGCGATCCTGTGGCTCCGCGCCAACTTCACCCAGGTCTGCCGCATCGACGAGGTCGCGCGCGTCGCCGGCATGAGCCGCTCGGCGTTCCATGAGCACTTCAAGGCCGTGACCGCGATGAGCCCGCTGGAATTCCGCACCCAACTCAGGATGCAGGAATCGCGCCGCTTGATGGTGGCCGACGGGCTCGACGCGGCCAGCGCCGGTTATCAGGTCGGCTACGACAGCCCTTCGCAGTTCAGTCGCGACTATTCGCGCCTGTTCGGTTCGCCGCCGGCGCAGGACGCCAGGCGTTTGCGCGCGGTGGGCGATTGA